The following are from one region of the Natronosporangium hydrolyticum genome:
- a CDS encoding NUDIX domain-containing protein: MDHNEDPAQAAQREVLEETGLRTQVICDSLFTHPAVTTHAPPYTIIEMDVTDSKVGPHRHIDLVYVLRAVSGDLAAQLDEVGAVRWVPLADVAALNTPTELPALIEDAARWAKVRWPADAATGQP, encoded by the coding sequence ATCGACCACAACGAAGACCCTGCCCAGGCCGCCCAGCGTGAGGTGCTGGAGGAGACCGGCCTGCGGACACAGGTGATCTGCGACTCGCTGTTCACTCACCCGGCGGTGACCACGCACGCCCCGCCGTACACGATCATCGAGATGGACGTGACTGACAGCAAGGTTGGCCCGCATCGTCACATCGACCTGGTCTACGTGCTGCGGGCGGTCTCCGGCGACCTCGCCGCCCAGCTCGACGAGGTCGGTGCCGTCCGCTGGGTACCGCTTGCCGACGTTGCTGCCCTCAACACCCCGACGGAGCTACCCGCTCTGATCGAGGATGCCGCCCGATGGGCCAAGGTGCGCTGGCCGGCAGATGCCGCCACTGGTCAACCTTGA
- a CDS encoding type I restriction endonuclease subunit R — protein MADHHEVVFESEICAHLAAHGWLYSADDTGYDRERALFPADLFAWLEETQQPAYAKALRAAGSQAKFLDVLTTALDKPLEHGGGMLNILRTGVQYIGGGRLKMAQFRPETSLNATTSEQYAAMRVRVMRQVHFSTADQRSLDLVFFINGLPVATVELKTDFTQSLDEAINQYKGRNPLTNGRPEPLLSFGHRALVHFAVANDRAAMTTKLEGDKTQFRPFDMGHDSGAGNPPGEGGRSATAYLWERVWEKDAWLTIIGRLMIVETKEEWDVATGTSVRRTSMLFPRFHQWEAVTKIVAAVREEGVGHRYLIEHSAGSGKTNTIAWTAHRLARLHVDDEKVFDSVLVVVDRNVLDGQLQEAIRQIDGSGKIVATISPEDVRKAGAKSKSGLLATALQNGELIIAVTVQTFPFALNEIRANKGLKGKRFAVIADEAHSSQSGQVSAKLKAVLTADEIKEIEEGAEVDVEAILASEMTERAESENISYFAFTATPKNKTLELFGRKGPDGKPVEFHLYSMRQAIEEGYILDVLRGYQTYDTALKIAGEAESGDGSKVVEEAVARKGLMRWVKLHPTNISQKVQIIVEHFHANVAHLLEGKAKAMVVTDSRKAAVKYKKAIDAFIAKRAAEDASYNYRTLVAFSGSVTMAEDEEWVSDWGPQPSKDDEFTEANLNPGAGTDLAAAFKAGTYKVMLVANKFQTGFDQPLLSAMYVDKKLSGVTAVQTLSRLNRTHRTAGGEQKRKTFVIDFVNKPEDIRAAFEPYFTNATMETETDPYIVVHLANKLAQAGIYTAEQVREVAELWVTRKGNNALSAAISPAKNDFARRYAAAIDADDKVTLNTLDLFRKDVSTYVRLYDFMSQIVDYGDPYLEMLSIFLRLLEKVIADSSWAAEVDLSDVVLVGVKHTKSTAVDIALAGDGELKGISAAGTGTRKDPKYVALQVVIDKMNDLFGAESFAESQIREFVQGLVQRLLTNPNLVNQTKVNSKKQFMESQDFQSAVTEAVVDNQEAHNTMADYFFSDGPAINGVIVALADAFYEAAVDQRQP, from the coding sequence ATGGCCGATCACCACGAGGTCGTCTTCGAGTCCGAGATCTGCGCGCACCTGGCGGCTCACGGATGGCTCTACTCCGCCGATGACACCGGCTACGACCGGGAGCGGGCGCTGTTTCCTGCGGACCTGTTCGCCTGGTTGGAGGAGACCCAGCAGCCGGCGTACGCGAAGGCGTTACGGGCGGCCGGGTCGCAGGCGAAGTTCCTCGACGTGTTGACCACCGCGCTGGATAAGCCGTTGGAGCACGGCGGTGGGATGTTGAACATCCTGCGTACTGGGGTGCAGTATATCGGCGGTGGCCGGTTGAAGATGGCGCAGTTCCGCCCGGAGACCAGCCTGAACGCGACCACCAGCGAGCAGTATGCGGCGATGCGGGTGCGGGTGATGCGGCAGGTGCACTTCTCCACCGCCGACCAGCGCAGCCTCGACCTGGTCTTCTTCATCAACGGGCTGCCGGTGGCCACCGTGGAGCTGAAGACCGACTTCACCCAGTCGCTGGATGAGGCGATCAACCAGTACAAGGGCCGGAACCCGCTGACCAACGGGCGGCCGGAGCCGCTGTTGTCGTTCGGGCATCGGGCGCTGGTGCATTTTGCGGTCGCCAACGACCGGGCCGCGATGACCACCAAGTTGGAGGGCGACAAGACCCAGTTCCGGCCGTTCGACATGGGTCACGACAGCGGCGCGGGGAACCCGCCGGGGGAGGGCGGGCGGTCGGCGACCGCGTACCTGTGGGAGCGGGTCTGGGAGAAGGACGCCTGGCTCACCATCATCGGCCGGCTGATGATCGTGGAGACCAAGGAAGAGTGGGACGTCGCGACCGGGACCTCGGTGCGGCGTACCAGCATGCTCTTCCCACGGTTCCACCAGTGGGAGGCCGTGACGAAGATCGTGGCCGCGGTACGCGAGGAGGGGGTGGGGCATCGTTACCTGATCGAGCATTCGGCCGGGTCGGGCAAGACGAACACCATCGCCTGGACCGCCCACCGGCTGGCGCGGCTGCACGTCGACGACGAGAAGGTCTTCGACTCGGTGCTCGTGGTCGTGGACCGGAACGTGCTCGACGGGCAACTCCAGGAGGCGATCCGGCAGATCGACGGGTCGGGCAAGATCGTGGCCACGATCAGCCCGGAGGATGTCCGTAAGGCAGGGGCGAAGTCGAAATCCGGGCTGCTGGCGACCGCGTTGCAGAACGGAGAGCTGATCATCGCGGTGACGGTGCAGACCTTCCCGTTCGCGCTCAACGAGATCCGGGCCAACAAGGGCCTGAAAGGGAAGCGGTTCGCGGTGATCGCCGACGAGGCGCACTCGTCGCAGTCCGGGCAGGTCTCCGCCAAACTGAAGGCGGTGCTGACCGCCGACGAGATCAAGGAGATCGAAGAGGGCGCGGAGGTCGATGTCGAGGCGATCCTCGCCTCGGAGATGACCGAGCGGGCCGAATCGGAAAACATCTCCTACTTCGCGTTCACGGCGACACCGAAAAACAAGACCCTGGAGCTGTTCGGCCGCAAGGGTCCGGACGGGAAGCCGGTCGAGTTCCACCTCTACTCGATGCGGCAGGCGATCGAAGAGGGCTACATCCTCGACGTGCTCCGGGGCTACCAGACCTACGACACCGCGCTGAAGATCGCCGGGGAGGCCGAGAGCGGCGACGGCAGCAAAGTGGTCGAGGAGGCCGTGGCGCGGAAAGGGCTGATGCGGTGGGTAAAGCTGCACCCGACCAACATCAGCCAGAAGGTGCAGATCATCGTCGAGCATTTTCACGCCAACGTCGCCCACCTGCTGGAAGGCAAGGCGAAGGCGATGGTGGTGACCGACTCGCGCAAGGCCGCGGTGAAGTACAAGAAGGCGATCGACGCCTTCATCGCCAAGCGGGCCGCCGAGGACGCCTCGTACAACTATCGCACCCTGGTCGCCTTCTCCGGCTCGGTCACCATGGCCGAGGACGAGGAATGGGTTTCGGACTGGGGGCCGCAGCCGAGCAAGGACGACGAGTTCACCGAGGCCAACCTCAACCCCGGCGCCGGCACGGACCTGGCCGCCGCCTTCAAAGCCGGGACATACAAGGTCATGCTGGTGGCCAACAAGTTCCAGACCGGCTTCGACCAGCCGCTGCTCTCGGCGATGTACGTCGACAAGAAGCTGTCCGGGGTCACCGCCGTGCAGACGCTCTCCCGGCTCAACCGCACCCACCGCACCGCGGGCGGAGAGCAGAAACGCAAAACGTTCGTCATCGACTTCGTCAACAAGCCCGAGGACATCCGGGCTGCGTTCGAGCCGTACTTCACCAACGCCACCATGGAGACCGAGACCGACCCGTACATTGTGGTCCATCTGGCCAACAAGCTCGCCCAGGCCGGGATCTACACCGCGGAGCAGGTACGCGAGGTCGCCGAACTGTGGGTCACCAGAAAGGGCAACAACGCGCTCTCGGCTGCGATCAGCCCGGCCAAGAACGACTTCGCCCGCCGCTACGCGGCCGCGATCGACGCCGACGACAAGGTCACCCTCAACACCCTCGACCTTTTCCGCAAAGATGTCTCGACCTATGTGCGGCTCTACGACTTCATGAGCCAGATCGTCGACTACGGCGACCCGTACCTGGAGATGCTTTCGATCTTCCTGCGGCTGCTGGAGAAGGTCATCGCAGACTCCTCCTGGGCCGCCGAGGTCGACCTCTCCGACGTGGTCCTGGTCGGGGTCAAGCACACCAAGTCGACCGCGGTCGACATCGCGCTGGCCGGCGACGGCGAACTCAAGGGCATCAGCGCCGCGGGCACCGGCACCCGAAAGGATCCCAAGTACGTCGCCCTACAGGTCGTCATCGACAAGATGAACGACCTCTTCGGCGCCGAATCGTTCGCCGAGTCGCAGATCCGAGAGTTCGTGCAAGGGCTGGTGCAGCGGCTGCTCACCAACCCGAACCTGGTCAACCAGACCAAGGTCAACTCGAAGAAGCAGTTTATGGAATCGCAGGACTTCCAGTCGGCGGTCACCGAGGCGGTCGTCGACAACCAGGAAGCCCACAACACCATGGCCGACTACTTCTTCAGTGACGGCCCCGCCATCAACGGCGTCATCGTCGCGCTCGCGGACGCCTTCTACGAGGCGGCGGTCGACCAGCGCCAACCGTAG
- a CDS encoding restriction endonuclease subunit S, with protein MKSDRWQSLPLKRVVESVQSGTSINGTPWPADGNQPGVLKTSSVYGGVFDPTENKEVDSYDLDRVSCPVLAGSLIVSRMNTKQHLGVAAAIRQDFPNLYLPDRLWAVTFCGAEPRFIDWWTKTPAYRSQVEAVSVGTSSSMQNISQGDFLELRIELPDFETQHAIADYLDRETARIDTLIEEQQHLIEMLRERRSAVISSALAPNDSWVRRRIKHIGETSLGKMLDAGRAVRDGDQPRPYVRAADVRADGSVNLADLNEMPFSGVEMEAFDLRAGDVLLIEGGATVGRPGFMFESAPGIAFQKTVNRLRVGSQADARFVYWSMLCLYESSYYANHYGSVSFVHLTGEKLRKIELRLPPLDKQRAIAVYLDVETAKIDTLIAETERFIELARERRAALITAAVTGQIDVRELV; from the coding sequence GTGAAGTCAGACCGTTGGCAGAGCCTCCCCCTCAAACGGGTCGTCGAATCCGTTCAGAGCGGGACCAGCATCAACGGCACGCCCTGGCCTGCCGACGGCAATCAGCCCGGAGTACTCAAGACGAGCTCCGTATATGGCGGGGTCTTCGACCCCACGGAGAACAAGGAGGTCGACAGCTACGATTTGGACCGCGTCTCGTGCCCGGTGCTCGCAGGCTCGCTGATCGTGAGCAGAATGAATACGAAGCAGCATTTGGGCGTCGCTGCAGCGATCCGCCAAGATTTCCCAAACCTGTATCTTCCCGATCGGCTTTGGGCTGTGACCTTTTGCGGCGCCGAGCCGCGGTTCATCGATTGGTGGACGAAGACCCCCGCATACCGGTCCCAGGTCGAAGCGGTAAGTGTCGGCACCAGTTCGTCGATGCAGAACATCAGTCAGGGCGACTTCCTGGAACTCCGTATCGAGCTCCCGGATTTCGAAACCCAGCACGCCATCGCCGACTACCTCGACCGTGAGACCGCCCGCATCGACACGCTTATCGAGGAGCAGCAGCACCTGATCGAGATGCTCCGCGAAAGACGGAGCGCCGTTATCTCATCTGCCTTGGCGCCGAACGACTCATGGGTTCGTCGTCGAATAAAGCACATCGGTGAGACCAGTTTGGGGAAGATGCTCGACGCGGGCCGTGCGGTCCGCGACGGAGACCAGCCGCGGCCGTACGTCCGGGCAGCAGATGTTCGTGCGGATGGCTCGGTGAACCTTGCGGACCTTAACGAGATGCCGTTCTCCGGGGTAGAGATGGAGGCTTTCGACCTCCGTGCGGGCGATGTTCTGCTAATCGAGGGCGGCGCCACAGTCGGGCGTCCAGGGTTCATGTTCGAGTCGGCACCGGGAATCGCTTTCCAGAAGACTGTCAACCGCCTACGGGTCGGGTCACAGGCGGATGCACGCTTCGTGTACTGGTCGATGCTCTGCCTCTACGAGTCCTCCTACTACGCCAATCATTATGGGTCGGTCTCATTCGTTCACCTCACCGGCGAGAAATTGCGGAAAATCGAACTTCGTCTCCCGCCGCTCGACAAACAAAGGGCTATTGCGGTCTACCTGGACGTGGAGACCGCGAAGATCGACACGCTGATCGCTGAGACGGAGCGGTTCATCGAGCTGGCTCGGGAGCGGCGGGCGGCGTTGATTACGGCGGCGGTGACGGGGCAGATCGACGTGCGAGAGCTGGTCTGA
- a CDS encoding tyrosine-type recombinase/integrase, with the protein MSLIAPTLQSFFTDRLANQRHASPRTIASYRDSLRMLVVFVQERVGKPASALDWQDLPAETISTFLDHLERERGNSARTRNLRLTAIRSLFAYAALRHPEHAALIQQVLAIPAKRYDKQIVSFLTTEQTDALIAAPDLARWEGRRDRALLLLAVQTGLRVSELTGLNCGDLTLGTGACVRCQGKGRKHRAVPLIGATEAVLKVWLSERAGARDEPLFPTRTGRRLSADAVQRLVRKHATAAAQHCPSIHPDKLHPHVLRHSCAMALLQAGVDTAVIALWLGHADIRSTNVYLHADMTIKQRALELTTPNSAPPGRYRPADPLLAFLEGL; encoded by the coding sequence GTGAGCCTTATCGCCCCCACCCTGCAAAGCTTCTTCACCGACCGGCTGGCCAACCAGCGCCACGCCAGCCCACGCACCATCGCCTCCTACCGGGACTCGCTGCGGATGCTCGTCGTGTTCGTGCAGGAACGCGTCGGCAAACCAGCCTCTGCGCTGGACTGGCAAGACCTGCCCGCCGAGACGATCAGCACGTTCCTGGACCACCTCGAGAGGGAGCGTGGCAATAGCGCCAGGACCCGCAACCTGCGCCTGACCGCGATCCGGTCCCTGTTCGCCTACGCCGCGCTGCGCCACCCCGAGCACGCCGCGCTGATCCAGCAAGTGCTGGCCATCCCCGCCAAACGCTACGACAAACAGATCGTCTCGTTCCTGACCACCGAACAGACCGACGCGCTGATCGCCGCCCCCGACCTGGCCCGGTGGGAAGGCCGCCGCGATCGGGCGCTGCTGCTGCTCGCGGTCCAGACCGGGCTGCGGGTCTCCGAACTCACCGGCCTCAACTGCGGCGATCTCACCCTCGGAACCGGCGCCTGCGTCCGCTGCCAAGGCAAGGGCCGTAAACACCGGGCCGTTCCCCTGATCGGGGCGACCGAAGCGGTCCTGAAGGTCTGGCTGAGCGAGCGCGCCGGAGCCCGCGACGAGCCACTGTTTCCCACCCGCACCGGGCGCCGGCTCAGCGCCGATGCCGTGCAGCGGCTGGTCCGCAAACACGCCACCGCAGCCGCGCAGCACTGCCCGTCCATCCACCCAGACAAGCTCCACCCGCACGTCCTTCGTCACAGCTGCGCCATGGCGCTGCTGCAAGCAGGTGTCGACACCGCGGTGATCGCGTTGTGGCTCGGGCACGCCGACATCCGTTCCACCAACGTCTATCTCCACGCCGACATGACCATCAAGCAACGAGCACTCGAACTCACCACACCGAACTCCGCTCCGCCGGGTCGCTACCGGCCCGCCGACCCGCTGCTGGCGTTCCTGGAAGGCCTGTGA
- a CDS encoding tyrosine-type recombinase/integrase — MSALTHAAEDYLRLRRSLGHELAEHHRLLPRFVAYLEAIGTETVTIDAALAWAQQPDADPANSVWPRRMTIARGFARHMASIDPATEIPPLGLIPSRQRWRLPYIYTSADIEALMAAARAIRRRLPAATHETLVGLLAATGMRVGEAIRLDRADIDLAGAVLTIRESKFGKSRYVPISPSTVEALDRYTHERDRICLNPATMSFLVGIRGNRVIYPVVQQVFRRLCEAAGIGADASTRPRIHGLRHTFAVRTLQGWYQAGLDVEAQLPMLSTYLGHRDPRSTYWYLSAAPELLALAAGRLELSRGVIAR, encoded by the coding sequence ATGAGCGCGCTGACCCACGCGGCCGAGGATTACCTGCGGCTGCGTCGCTCGCTAGGCCACGAGCTCGCAGAGCACCACCGGCTGCTACCTAGGTTCGTCGCCTACCTGGAGGCGATCGGCACGGAAACGGTCACCATCGACGCGGCGCTGGCGTGGGCGCAGCAGCCGGACGCCGACCCGGCGAACAGCGTGTGGCCTCGGCGGATGACCATCGCCCGCGGGTTCGCCCGCCACATGGCCAGCATCGACCCGGCCACCGAGATCCCACCACTCGGGCTGATCCCGAGCCGGCAACGGTGGCGTCTGCCATACATCTACACCTCAGCCGACATCGAGGCGCTGATGGCCGCGGCCCGGGCAATCCGGCGGCGACTGCCGGCGGCAACCCACGAAACGCTGGTCGGGCTGCTGGCCGCCACCGGGATGCGGGTTGGGGAGGCGATCCGGCTCGACCGGGCCGACATCGACTTAGCCGGTGCGGTGCTGACGATCCGCGAGTCCAAGTTCGGCAAGTCGCGCTACGTGCCGATCTCGCCCTCCACGGTGGAAGCGTTGGACCGGTATACGCACGAGCGGGATCGGATCTGCCTCAACCCGGCGACGATGAGCTTCCTGGTCGGTATCCGCGGCAACCGGGTCATCTACCCGGTGGTGCAGCAGGTGTTCCGCAGGCTCTGCGAGGCCGCCGGGATCGGGGCCGACGCCTCGACCCGTCCTCGCATCCACGGCCTTCGCCATACGTTCGCGGTGCGCACCCTGCAGGGCTGGTACCAGGCCGGGCTCGACGTGGAGGCCCAGCTGCCGATGCTGTCGACCTACCTCGGGCACCGCGACCCGCGCTCGACCTACTGGTACCTGTCGGCCGCGCCGGAGCTGTTGGCGCTGGCCGCCGGCAGGCTGGAGCTGTCCCGAGGGGTGATCGCGCGGTGA
- a CDS encoding site-specific integrase: MSGTTRRKPGWMGPYIESLRAWLLERGYAPGSIKHVLTLAGQLGRWMQSSDVKFSQLDSVAVESFLDALRARGVRRVPGPRGLRPLLDYLDSEGALAFKPVPDSPVEQLVAEYRTWLVIDRGLAAPTVLRYENLARRFLGQQRSADGGQVAVNLTAADVVGFLLRESERVSVGAVKGRVAELRSLLRFLHLKGLTPTALASAVPPAAGWHDTGIPVGLASADVQRLLDGCDRASPTGVRNFAILLLVARLGLRSIEVARLELGDFDWRAGEIAVAGKARRRDRLPLPHDVGQALTAYLREVRPVTSIRQVFLMLKAPIRPIRADLVGDVTRRACRRAGLPEVGPHRLRHALATEMLRRGAKLVEISQVLRHRDLATTAVYAKVDLDALRRIAQPWPGARR; encoded by the coding sequence ATGTCGGGAACGACCAGACGCAAGCCGGGCTGGATGGGCCCGTATATCGAGAGCCTGCGGGCCTGGTTGCTGGAGCGCGGTTACGCACCGGGCAGCATCAAGCATGTCCTTACATTGGCCGGGCAGCTGGGACGCTGGATGCAGAGTTCGGACGTCAAGTTCTCCCAGCTTGACTCGGTGGCGGTGGAGTCGTTCCTGGACGCGCTGCGGGCGCGGGGCGTGCGGCGGGTTCCGGGTCCGCGTGGCCTTCGACCGCTTCTAGACTATTTGGACAGTGAGGGAGCGTTGGCGTTTAAGCCGGTTCCGGACTCGCCGGTGGAGCAGCTGGTGGCCGAGTACCGGACCTGGCTAGTGATCGATCGGGGGTTGGCGGCGCCGACCGTGCTGCGGTACGAGAACCTGGCGCGCCGGTTCCTCGGTCAGCAGCGGTCCGCAGACGGCGGCCAGGTCGCGGTGAACCTTACCGCGGCGGATGTGGTCGGGTTCCTGCTACGGGAGAGCGAGCGGGTCAGCGTGGGCGCGGTCAAGGGCCGGGTGGCGGAGCTACGGTCGCTGCTGCGGTTCCTGCACTTGAAGGGGCTAACCCCGACCGCGCTGGCCAGCGCGGTACCGCCGGCGGCCGGCTGGCACGACACCGGTATCCCGGTCGGGCTTGCCTCCGCAGACGTGCAGCGGCTGCTGGACGGCTGCGACCGGGCCAGCCCGACCGGCGTGCGCAACTTCGCGATCCTCCTGCTGGTGGCCCGGCTGGGCCTGCGGTCGATCGAGGTCGCCCGGCTAGAGCTGGGTGACTTCGACTGGCGGGCCGGCGAGATTGCCGTGGCGGGCAAGGCGCGGCGCCGTGACCGGCTGCCGCTGCCGCACGATGTCGGCCAGGCGCTGACCGCCTACCTACGCGAGGTGCGCCCGGTGACCTCGATCCGCCAGGTGTTTCTGATGCTCAAGGCCCCGATCCGGCCGATCCGGGCGGACCTCGTCGGCGACGTTACCCGCCGGGCCTGCCGCCGGGCGGGGTTGCCGGAGGTGGGGCCGCACCGGCTGCGGCACGCGCTGGCCACCGAGATGCTGCGTCGCGGCGCCAAGCTGGTCGAGATCAGCCAGGTACTGCGTCACCGGGACCTGGCCACCACCGCGGTCTACGCCAAGGTCGACCTGGACGCGCTTCGGCGCATCGCCCAACCATGGCCGGGAGCCCGGCGATGA
- a CDS encoding VOC family protein encodes MSHLMEIVLDCRHASKLARFWQVALGWRIRPYDQAEVARLASLCLTPETDPTVAIDSPDGSLVFFLQEVPEPKTVKNRMHVDVRLRDQDHLDELLRLGATVISEHDGWRVLADPEGNEFCAKHPD; translated from the coding sequence ATGAGCCACCTCATGGAGATCGTGCTGGATTGCCGTCATGCCTCGAAGCTGGCGCGGTTCTGGCAGGTCGCGCTTGGTTGGCGGATCCGGCCCTACGACCAGGCCGAGGTCGCCCGGCTCGCCTCCCTATGCCTGACACCAGAAACCGATCCGACGGTGGCCATCGACTCCCCGGACGGTTCGCTGGTCTTCTTCCTCCAAGAGGTTCCCGAACCCAAGACCGTGAAGAACCGCATGCACGTCGATGTCCGGCTCCGAGACCAGGATCACCTGGACGAACTCCTCCGGCTGGGCGCCACGGTGATCTCCGAGCATGACGGATGGCGGGTTCTGGCCGATCCCGAAGGCAACGAGTTCTGCGCCAAGCACCCGGACTAG